A genomic stretch from Sphingobacterium sp. ML3W includes:
- a CDS encoding ABC transporter permease, with protein sequence MIGNSLKTAYRFLKKHKLITCINVMSLAIGITATLVIFLMIQYDYSFDKNVPNREQVYRIVSNGDFKNAGVYMPLVRTMEEELPNLDAVAPIYRSHVQKLKITSNSNKAQVFPKEQGILLTNSQYFDILPRKWLSGNPLSLNTAGHIVLSEKTLEKFYGDELPADVIGKTIVYADSIPLQVVGVVENAQQNSDFNFDSFISEKTIPQNNSLKEMFNWEAWNSISDSHQVLIKTKPGTAPNGVESNIANLLNKYRNKNGKTFKDKLILQPLSEVHFDTTFNYGATKPETLRNLILLAIFLLALGAVNFINLSTAQSIERAKEVGIRKTLGSSKSTLIKQFLVETFLITLTATLFAVLLLPLFLRVFEGFIPPSLSLELLDKKLIVLFLFVQLILVTLLAGFYPAWVLTGYAPVLALKNQLGKNTNLSRSAWIRKALTIFQFVMAQAFLICVLIVIRQINYLSHKDMGFQRDAIINIDIPGAFQNSDKGSMLKNELMKLPEVKAISFGNIAPAMNGFMTTSMVYDQSSDKKSLTFDNRSGDENYLNVYKIPLLAGRNIRLLDSTSEMLINRKGLELLGIQDPQDAIGKTFENGESIIVGVMGNFDITSAHQAVKPVLYIGSKTGYVLHIALDQKHPENWKTAVDKITSTYKASFPDDEIDLRFVDEIVQKFYDQEKRLSKLLSWAVGLSLFIAGLGLFGLTIFTANQRTKEIGIRKVLGASVLQITILLLKNLLTLVAIACLIAFPIAYYFMHHWLNDFAYRTAINPWIFGLSALGLIAFASFVLSTKSIMAAKANPVDSLRDE encoded by the coding sequence ATGATTGGAAACTCACTAAAAACAGCTTATCGTTTCTTGAAAAAACACAAGCTGATTACATGTATCAATGTCATGAGCTTAGCGATAGGCATTACAGCAACATTAGTCATTTTTTTGATGATTCAATACGACTATAGTTTCGATAAAAATGTTCCAAACCGCGAACAGGTTTATCGTATTGTCAGTAACGGTGATTTTAAGAATGCAGGTGTATACATGCCTTTAGTACGAACTATGGAAGAAGAGCTACCTAACCTCGACGCAGTAGCCCCGATATATCGAAGTCATGTTCAAAAATTAAAAATCACATCCAATAGCAACAAAGCTCAAGTTTTCCCTAAAGAGCAAGGTATTTTACTGACCAATAGTCAATATTTTGATATTTTACCCCGCAAATGGCTATCCGGAAATCCACTTAGCCTAAATACAGCTGGCCATATCGTATTGTCAGAAAAGACACTGGAAAAATTCTATGGAGATGAGTTACCCGCCGATGTCATTGGCAAAACCATTGTGTATGCAGACAGTATCCCACTCCAGGTTGTAGGTGTAGTTGAAAATGCACAGCAAAATTCAGATTTTAATTTCGACAGTTTTATCTCCGAAAAAACAATTCCACAGAACAACAGCCTGAAAGAGATGTTTAATTGGGAAGCGTGGAATAGTATTTCCGACTCCCATCAGGTATTAATCAAAACCAAACCGGGTACTGCTCCAAATGGCGTAGAAAGTAACATCGCAAATCTACTCAACAAGTACAGAAACAAAAATGGTAAGACATTTAAGGATAAGCTTATCTTACAGCCCTTATCGGAGGTTCATTTTGACACGACTTTCAATTATGGAGCTACTAAACCCGAAACACTCCGTAACCTGATTTTACTCGCTATATTTCTGTTAGCATTGGGAGCTGTCAACTTTATCAACTTATCTACCGCACAATCTATCGAACGGGCAAAAGAGGTGGGTATTCGCAAAACATTGGGCAGTTCAAAATCCACGTTAATTAAGCAATTTTTAGTAGAGACATTCCTGATCACCCTAACAGCGACACTGTTTGCTGTCCTATTACTACCCTTGTTTTTACGTGTTTTTGAAGGATTTATCCCTCCAAGTTTAAGTCTGGAATTGCTAGATAAAAAATTGATCGTGCTGTTCCTGTTTGTCCAACTTATTCTGGTAACATTATTGGCTGGTTTTTACCCTGCTTGGGTATTGACAGGATATGCTCCGGTATTAGCCCTCAAAAACCAATTGGGAAAAAACACCAATCTTTCCAGAAGTGCATGGATACGTAAAGCACTGACCATTTTTCAATTTGTGATGGCCCAAGCTTTTCTGATCTGTGTGTTGATTGTAATCCGACAAATCAATTACCTATCCCACAAGGACATGGGATTTCAACGGGATGCAATCATCAACATAGATATCCCCGGAGCATTTCAAAACTCGGACAAAGGGTCAATGCTCAAAAACGAACTAATGAAACTTCCTGAGGTGAAAGCCATAAGCTTTGGAAATATTGCACCAGCTATGAATGGATTTATGACCACATCAATGGTTTATGATCAATCTTCGGACAAAAAATCCTTAACTTTTGATAATCGATCAGGAGATGAGAACTATTTAAATGTTTATAAAATTCCACTTTTGGCAGGAAGGAATATTCGTTTACTGGACTCAACAAGCGAAATGTTGATCAATAGAAAAGGTTTAGAATTATTAGGTATCCAAGACCCACAGGATGCAATCGGTAAAACATTTGAAAATGGGGAGTCCATTATCGTCGGTGTTATGGGAAATTTTGACATCACTTCAGCCCACCAGGCTGTCAAACCTGTTCTATACATCGGAAGCAAGACCGGTTATGTGCTTCATATCGCTTTAGACCAAAAGCATCCAGAAAATTGGAAAACAGCTGTTGATAAGATTACATCTACTTACAAAGCTTCCTTCCCTGACGACGAGATCGACCTCCGCTTTGTGGATGAGATTGTCCAAAAATTCTATGACCAGGAAAAACGGCTTTCCAAATTGCTGTCCTGGGCTGTGGGGCTTTCCTTATTTATTGCGGGATTAGGATTATTTGGGTTAACTATATTTACAGCAAATCAAAGGACAAAAGAGATCGGCATACGTAAAGTTTTGGGTGCTTCCGTATTACAGATTACCATTTTATTGCTTAAGAATTTACTTACACTAGTGGCTATAGCCTGTTTGATTGCGTTCCCGATTGCCTATTACTTTATGCATCATTGGTTAAATGATTTCGCATATCGCACCGCAATAAATCCATGGATTTTTGGCTTATCTGCCCTAGGCTTGATTGCATTCGCAAGCTTCGTGCTGTCAACCAAAAGTATTATGGCCGCAAAAGCAAATCCAGTAGATAGTCTAAGAGACGAATAG
- a CDS encoding ABC transporter permease, protein MIKNYLKIAWRNIKKNKGFSLLNMFGLSLGITCFLLLAAYIFHESSYERFFPNADRLAYFSLTYKAPNSNEEVNSSVTPTALAPTLQAELPEIEQATRLFEYSKAGNIESKDETTKEKKLMYADPNFFNTLGYTFIEGDAKHALTEPNQIVLTKKLAEKYFPKQSALGKTLAIDKVNWKVSGVIQDLPTNTQINFTAILSNKDLARYKQPEWSSANDITIALLKNKDSFGAIQQKLDQITKAKFAEATKQGYQFSFSIEKLIDIHLHSKAAGSGNLVYIYILMALGAALIILTSINFTNLILAHAIERKKEIGVKKVLGAARKTIFLQFFLECSLMVLLSLSLGLLATFLLLPVFSSYMGSEMQLTVWTDPRFYAILFLFFIVLTLLSGGWPAYSIASSKPMSIFKRKLTEKQSGISFSKVLVTFQFSISIFFIICTLFAGRQMQFIQSKNTGLDRTNMLVIDGQGWQDKERQLLKDKLMQLNSVQGVTASYDNPVNIQGGYSINEVEGQPTDFEMNVTAIPIEKDFVSVFRIKTVAGEPLSDTDILRARDTVSPEFGFVVNTLAASAMGFKPQQAIGKKINLNGRKGSIKQVVASFNFASLHNEIKPIVLFPEYYYFGNIFIRLNPNTPIQDAIAQVKSVVKDINAKNQFEYHFLNDDYSKLYLKDQQTTKVMQLFSIITIAIACMGLFALSAYAVQQRVKEIGIRKVLGASVFKIVKILSVDFMVLVCSALLIAIPLGWYAMHRWMDNFAYHITLDWWIFIIAGSSALLVSFITISFQTVKAAVTNPIDSLRDE, encoded by the coding sequence ATGATTAAGAATTACCTTAAAATTGCCTGGCGGAATATCAAAAAAAATAAGGGGTTTTCCTTATTAAACATGTTTGGCTTAAGTTTGGGCATTACCTGCTTCCTGTTACTAGCAGCCTATATTTTTCACGAATCAAGTTATGAACGTTTTTTTCCAAATGCCGACCGTTTAGCTTATTTCAGTCTGACCTATAAGGCACCCAATAGCAACGAAGAGGTAAATTCGAGTGTAACACCAACAGCCCTAGCCCCCACCTTGCAAGCAGAGCTTCCCGAAATCGAACAGGCAACCCGATTATTTGAATATTCCAAAGCCGGAAATATAGAATCGAAAGACGAAACAACGAAGGAAAAAAAACTGATGTATGCTGATCCTAATTTTTTTAACACCTTAGGTTACACATTTATCGAGGGCGATGCAAAACATGCATTAACTGAACCAAATCAAATCGTACTGACTAAAAAACTCGCCGAAAAATACTTCCCAAAACAATCTGCACTGGGAAAAACCTTAGCTATAGATAAAGTCAATTGGAAAGTCTCCGGTGTCATACAAGATTTACCTACAAATACACAGATAAACTTCACGGCCATTCTTTCCAACAAAGATTTAGCACGCTACAAGCAACCAGAATGGTCTTCGGCAAATGACATCACCATTGCGCTACTAAAAAACAAGGACAGTTTTGGCGCCATTCAACAGAAATTAGATCAGATCACCAAAGCGAAATTCGCCGAGGCAACCAAACAAGGTTATCAATTTAGCTTTTCAATTGAAAAACTAATCGATATTCATCTGCATTCTAAGGCTGCGGGTTCTGGCAATCTGGTGTATATCTATATTTTGATGGCTCTAGGAGCTGCGCTTATTATCCTGACGAGCATTAACTTCACAAATTTAATATTGGCACATGCCATCGAACGCAAAAAGGAAATTGGAGTTAAGAAAGTTTTAGGTGCCGCCCGAAAAACGATTTTCTTGCAATTCTTCTTAGAATGTAGTTTGATGGTATTGCTCTCCCTTTCTTTAGGCCTGCTGGCTACATTTCTATTATTGCCCGTATTCAGTTCGTACATGGGAAGCGAAATGCAATTAACGGTATGGACAGATCCCAGGTTCTATGCTATCCTGTTTCTATTTTTTATCGTATTGACACTACTTTCTGGCGGATGGCCGGCCTATTCTATTGCCAGCTCAAAACCAATGTCTATTTTCAAACGGAAATTGACGGAGAAACAAAGCGGGATTTCTTTTAGCAAGGTATTGGTCACCTTCCAATTCAGCATATCCATCTTCTTTATCATCTGCACCTTATTTGCGGGACGTCAAATGCAATTTATACAATCCAAAAATACAGGGCTAGACCGCACGAATATGCTGGTCATCGACGGGCAGGGATGGCAGGACAAGGAACGGCAATTGTTAAAAGATAAATTGATGCAGCTCAATAGTGTTCAGGGTGTAACTGCTTCCTATGACAATCCAGTCAATATTCAGGGCGGATATAGCATTAATGAAGTTGAGGGCCAACCAACCGATTTTGAAATGAATGTGACAGCAATTCCTATCGAAAAAGATTTTGTATCGGTCTTCCGTATTAAAACGGTCGCAGGGGAGCCACTTTCTGATACGGATATTTTGCGTGCACGGGATACCGTATCACCAGAATTCGGTTTCGTTGTCAATACACTTGCCGCATCGGCGATGGGATTTAAACCACAACAGGCTATCGGTAAGAAAATAAATTTAAACGGCCGTAAAGGCAGTATTAAACAAGTTGTTGCCAGCTTCAACTTCGCTTCACTCCACAATGAGATTAAGCCTATTGTACTTTTTCCTGAATACTATTATTTTGGTAATATTTTCATCCGACTCAACCCAAATACGCCAATTCAAGACGCAATAGCGCAAGTGAAATCGGTCGTGAAAGACATTAATGCGAAAAACCAATTTGAATATCATTTTCTAAATGATGACTATAGCAAACTGTATTTAAAAGATCAACAGACGACAAAAGTCATGCAGCTCTTCTCAATTATTACAATTGCCATTGCTTGTATGGGATTATTCGCGCTATCTGCTTATGCTGTGCAACAGCGTGTAAAAGAAATCGGAATCCGCAAAGTATTGGGTGCTTCCGTATTCAAAATTGTCAAGATACTCAGCGTTGACTTTATGGTACTCGTCTGTTCAGCCCTATTGATCGCGATACCATTGGGATGGTACGCCATGCATCGCTGGATGGACAATTTTGCTTATCACATTACACTGGACTGGTGGATATTTATTATTGCAGGATCAAGCGCACTGCTGGTCTCCTTTATTACAATCAGTTTTCAGACGGTAAAAGCAGCAGTCACAAATCCCATTGACAGTTTAAGGGATGAATAA
- a CDS encoding FtsX-like permease family protein gives MIKLFLKTALRNLKRNPLNTAINILGLSLGFTVALVSTLWILKQFSFNHNHENYDSIYQVMLTGTFNNEKSTGHSTPVPLAKVIASDFTNEMQDVALVTNESNNLKVGDKKFNVDGFYAMGKFSELFSLKSVHGDISTPTAASTMIISESLANRLLGSTDVIGKTIQLNGKEQYNILGVFEDIPENSTFQGLAYILPFVDYLHKNEGVDERWSNCFFRTYGRIENPQNILGLEQKLTNIFRTNLTDINPEILLHPMSKWNLYDSFKNGKNAGGQIQYVWMFAWISIFILLLASINFINLSTARSLKRGKEIGILKSVGVNRRQLIAGFLVESILSVSCAFLIALILSTLLLPWINTITNTSLHVPFTSIQFYTYALLAVLILGVSAGLYPALFLSSFNPILALKGKMNIGKRGFNARKGMVVVQFAISIFLMIATYLVIKQLHYTKDRPIGYKSSNLVNITSSSQLISKNFEILRKELTSQRLIQEASLTSNFVNKLTLTGGGFSWQGNETKEGSIMGIFTVDENFAKTVQWNFLKGRNFSKDFKTDSTGVIINEAAAKFMGVTDLTSKQLSRSGVNYTIIGIIQNTLSESPFKSITPTAYFLDFLPKNKITLRLNEQQNISQTMKAIAQQFNRFDPDLIFDYAFTDQEYAKQFEQMEMIKSLTSIFTGLAILISCLGLYALVAFLTEQREKEIGIRKVLGASEVGLWKLLCTEYLWLTLIGFLVAAPLAYLLMETWLDDYVYRISISWTVFAFTGLTALGITLITVSYQAIKAALANPVITLRNE, from the coding sequence ATGATTAAATTATTTTTGAAAACCGCTTTACGCAATCTTAAACGCAACCCCTTAAATACGGCAATCAATATCCTTGGATTGTCCCTGGGATTTACGGTTGCTTTGGTAAGCACGCTATGGATCTTGAAACAGTTTTCCTTCAACCACAATCATGAAAACTATGATAGTATCTATCAAGTCATGTTAACAGGTACATTCAATAATGAAAAATCTACGGGTCATTCTACTCCTGTCCCCTTAGCAAAGGTTATTGCATCTGATTTTACCAATGAGATGCAGGATGTTGCATTGGTCACCAACGAAAGTAACAACCTTAAGGTTGGGGACAAGAAATTCAACGTCGACGGCTTTTATGCAATGGGCAAATTTTCCGAATTGTTTTCATTAAAATCTGTACATGGAGATATTTCTACCCCTACAGCAGCATCCACCATGATTATCTCCGAATCATTAGCCAATCGTCTATTGGGGTCAACTGATGTGATCGGGAAGACTATTCAACTCAACGGAAAAGAGCAATATAATATACTGGGTGTTTTTGAAGATATTCCTGAAAATAGTACATTTCAAGGATTAGCGTATATTTTGCCTTTTGTCGATTATCTCCACAAAAATGAGGGTGTCGACGAAAGGTGGTCAAACTGCTTTTTTCGCACGTATGGTAGGATTGAAAACCCACAAAATATTCTGGGACTTGAGCAAAAACTGACCAATATCTTTAGAACAAATCTTACAGATATCAACCCTGAGATTCTGTTGCACCCCATGTCCAAATGGAATCTTTATGATTCATTCAAAAATGGCAAAAATGCAGGTGGGCAGATTCAATATGTATGGATGTTTGCCTGGATCAGTATATTTATTCTTTTGTTGGCAAGTATAAACTTCATTAACCTCAGTACAGCCCGAAGTTTAAAAAGAGGAAAGGAAATTGGTATTCTAAAATCTGTTGGTGTAAACCGTCGGCAACTGATTGCGGGATTTTTAGTTGAATCCATCCTTTCCGTATCCTGTGCTTTTCTGATAGCACTTATATTAAGTACCTTGCTTCTTCCGTGGATCAATACCATCACCAATACCTCATTGCATGTTCCATTTACGAGTATTCAATTCTACACATATGCCTTATTGGCAGTTCTTATTTTAGGAGTTTCAGCTGGACTATATCCTGCACTGTTCTTATCCTCTTTCAATCCGATCCTTGCGCTCAAAGGAAAGATGAACATCGGTAAAAGAGGATTCAATGCCAGAAAGGGAATGGTTGTTGTACAATTTGCAATTTCCATCTTTTTGATGATTGCAACCTATTTGGTCATCAAACAATTGCACTATACAAAGGATCGTCCGATTGGTTACAAAAGCTCAAACTTAGTCAACATCACTAGCAGTAGTCAATTAATTTCCAAAAACTTTGAGATCCTAAGAAAAGAACTGACCAGTCAACGTTTGATTCAGGAGGCATCACTCACTTCTAATTTCGTAAACAAGCTCACTTTAACTGGCGGTGGTTTTAGCTGGCAAGGGAATGAAACAAAGGAAGGATCCATTATGGGAATTTTCACCGTAGACGAGAACTTTGCCAAAACGGTACAATGGAATTTTTTGAAGGGAAGAAATTTCTCCAAAGATTTCAAAACAGATTCCACGGGAGTAATTATCAATGAGGCAGCTGCCAAATTTATGGGGGTTACAGATCTGACAAGCAAGCAGCTTTCTCGGAGTGGAGTCAACTATACCATTATCGGTATTATACAGAACACATTATCCGAATCCCCGTTCAAATCCATTACACCTACGGCCTATTTTCTTGATTTTCTACCAAAAAATAAAATAACACTCAGACTGAATGAACAGCAAAATATCAGTCAAACGATGAAAGCAATCGCTCAACAATTCAATCGCTTTGATCCAGATCTCATCTTTGATTATGCGTTCACAGATCAAGAATATGCCAAGCAATTTGAACAAATGGAAATGATCAAAAGCCTGACCAGTATTTTTACTGGGCTCGCCATACTGATTTCCTGTCTTGGACTATATGCTTTGGTCGCATTTCTAACCGAGCAACGTGAAAAAGAAATTGGTATCCGTAAGGTTCTTGGCGCATCAGAAGTTGGTTTATGGAAATTGTTATGCACCGAATACCTATGGTTGACATTGATCGGTTTCCTCGTTGCAGCTCCTCTGGCCTATCTGTTAATGGAAACATGGCTCGACGATTATGTTTATCGCATTTCAATTAGCTGGACAGTATTTGCCTTTACGGGATTAACGGCACTGGGCATCACCCTAATAACGGTCAGTTATCAAGCCATTAAAGCGGCATTGGCCAATCCGGTGATCACATTGCGAAACGAGTAG
- a CDS encoding ABC transporter permease yields the protein MIKNFIKTAWRSIFSNKFYSAINILGLTAGLVVGIFLLLWIKDELSFDRFHKNQGSIYKIGIEGGTGISKRIFGSIIAPVGSFAKREIPEVQDAVRILRIGDAAIKYKDKRFREKNFAFVDPSYFSVFDFPLIQGNQKLPFPDNNSVVLTETTARRYFGDENPIGKTVVLGIEDLCVVSGVIPDYPENSSFQFQVLLPLSRFNEQTYIKNKTTYDNKTYLSSMDEDWSSFSFGTYLQLRPDANPAVVAQKLQKIHERNKPEDTPVPYVTQELAKMYLYQMDGSDGGIGTVHIFIGVALMILVIASINYINLSTARSLSRSKEVGIRKIIGAGRKELFSQFILETTLLFTIAATLAVSIVFIFLPFFNNFSGKHISLQLSSIDLWSYILIMLIGTLLLTSIYPALLLSNFDPIKVLKGRFGMKKSNFRKILVVLQFTVSIVLITMTIVIGRQLEYIRNKNLGYEKSNIIAVSMAHKMAQHFDAVKSDLLKNKGVSDVIRLGRDMVYGGGSTGDNDWDGKPSNSNLWFSITHSDQYALDFFKIKLTQGKNFTGSMADSTHFLINETAVREMGLKNPIGARLRIRTVPGTIIGVVKDFNYASVRQKIEPMVFQFSPKDCQQLYIKTNPAGTESALHALQQIWKSYYDDMPISYSFLDESYQQQYMSEQKQGTLFNFFAIIAILISCLGLLGLCTYTAQLKTKEIGIRKVLGATVFNIMQMLNKEFLLLIIIANVIALPVALYFTSNWLDGFAFRTTVPITIFLGAGFLTIMIALFTVSFQSIKAAIANPVKSLKDE from the coding sequence ATGATAAAGAATTTCATCAAAACCGCATGGCGCAGTATTTTTTCCAACAAATTCTATAGCGCTATCAATATCCTCGGGTTGACCGCAGGATTAGTTGTGGGAATCTTCCTATTACTATGGATAAAGGATGAATTGTCCTTTGACCGTTTTCACAAGAATCAAGGCTCGATCTACAAAATTGGGATTGAGGGTGGAACGGGGATCTCAAAACGAATATTTGGATCTATCATTGCCCCAGTTGGGAGTTTTGCCAAGAGAGAAATTCCCGAAGTTCAGGACGCTGTACGTATCCTTAGGATCGGTGATGCCGCCATCAAGTATAAAGACAAACGATTTAGAGAAAAAAATTTCGCTTTTGTAGATCCAAGTTATTTTAGTGTTTTTGATTTCCCGCTCATTCAAGGTAACCAGAAGCTGCCTTTTCCTGATAACAATTCCGTTGTTCTTACCGAGACCACTGCCCGTCGGTATTTTGGTGATGAAAATCCAATCGGCAAAACTGTGGTATTGGGAATAGAAGATTTATGTGTAGTAAGTGGAGTTATCCCCGACTATCCCGAAAACTCCTCCTTTCAATTTCAGGTACTCCTCCCCCTTTCACGGTTTAATGAACAGACTTACATCAAAAACAAAACCACCTACGACAATAAAACCTATCTGTCATCGATGGATGAAGATTGGTCGAGTTTCTCCTTTGGAACCTACCTGCAGTTGAGACCTGATGCAAACCCCGCTGTGGTGGCTCAGAAATTACAAAAGATACATGAACGCAATAAACCAGAAGATACTCCCGTGCCCTATGTCACGCAAGAATTAGCGAAGATGTACCTTTATCAGATGGATGGCAGCGATGGAGGAATTGGTACTGTCCATATCTTTATAGGCGTCGCATTGATGATTCTTGTCATTGCTAGTATCAATTACATCAACCTCTCAACAGCGCGCTCCTTATCCAGATCCAAAGAAGTCGGTATCCGTAAAATTATCGGGGCTGGAAGAAAAGAGTTATTTTCCCAATTTATTCTGGAGACGACATTGCTCTTCACAATCGCTGCAACTTTAGCAGTCAGTATTGTTTTTATCTTTCTCCCCTTTTTTAACAATTTCTCTGGCAAACATATTTCTTTGCAGCTATCTAGTATTGATCTCTGGAGCTATATTTTAATCATGTTGATAGGCACATTACTATTGACCAGCATTTATCCGGCATTATTACTTTCAAACTTTGACCCAATCAAAGTATTAAAGGGCAGATTCGGAATGAAGAAATCAAATTTTAGAAAGATATTAGTCGTGTTACAGTTTACGGTATCTATTGTTCTCATCACAATGACGATCGTCATCGGTCGACAATTGGAATATATACGCAACAAGAACCTAGGTTATGAAAAGAGCAATATTATCGCTGTTTCCATGGCTCATAAAATGGCGCAACATTTTGATGCCGTCAAAAGTGATCTCCTGAAAAATAAAGGCGTAAGTGATGTCATTCGACTTGGAAGGGATATGGTATATGGTGGTGGATCGACAGGAGATAACGATTGGGACGGAAAGCCCAGCAATTCAAATCTTTGGTTCAGCATTACGCATTCGGATCAATATGCACTTGATTTTTTCAAGATAAAACTGACTCAAGGGAAAAATTTCACCGGCTCAATGGCAGATTCTACGCATTTTCTCATCAATGAAACTGCCGTTCGTGAGATGGGATTAAAGAATCCAATTGGTGCTCGTTTACGGATTCGAACTGTTCCGGGAACCATTATTGGTGTGGTCAAAGATTTTAATTACGCAAGTGTACGTCAAAAGATCGAACCTATGGTCTTTCAATTTAGTCCAAAAGATTGCCAGCAGCTTTATATAAAAACAAACCCTGCCGGAACCGAGTCGGCGTTGCATGCGCTGCAACAAATCTGGAAAAGCTACTATGACGATATGCCTATCAGTTATAGTTTCCTGGACGAAAGCTACCAGCAACAATATATGAGCGAGCAAAAACAAGGAACATTGTTTAATTTCTTTGCCATCATAGCGATACTAATTTCTTGTCTGGGACTTCTTGGACTATGCACGTATACCGCACAACTGAAAACCAAGGAAATTGGCATCAGAAAAGTCCTCGGAGCAACGGTCTTCAATATTATGCAAATGCTGAATAAAGAATTTTTGCTCTTGATCATTATCGCTAATGTTATCGCACTTCCTGTCGCGTTATATTTCACTTCGAACTGGCTAGATGGATTTGCCTTTAGAACAACAGTGCCGATAACCATATTTTTAGGTGCAGGCTTCCTAACGATTATGATTGCCCTGTTTACTGTTAGTTTTCAATCGATCAAAGCAGCTATCGCCAACCCCGTGAAAAGTTTAAAAGACGAATAG